In Piscinibacter sp. HJYY11, one genomic interval encodes:
- a CDS encoding serine/threonine-protein kinase — MAITAPSTQAWREVLALFDRWADADEPARAAELKRIQAEHPTLYPRLLAMIEADRAAEAHDFLAEAAQVPAAEPPAASHWTGTRLGAWELREPIGSGGMGHVWRATRSDGLYAGRAAVKLLHSTRLDAQAQARFAREGEFLARLTHPHIAQLLDAGLAPDGTRYLVLEYVPGERIDHWCDARKLGIEARLKLFMQVCEAVAYAHSHLVVHRDLKPANILVTDDGHVKLLDFGVAKLLAGDDDLEQTELTRAAPAGLTPEYAAPEQIEGQPITTATDVYALGVVLFGLLSGARPYASTSRGVAALARAIVEEPPRSLTAALRESPDAGLSRNASLASLQQALRGDLETIVAKALKKLPSERYATVQELRDDLQRHLDHQPVSAQPDTFGYRARKFAQRNRVQVAALAGVMLTLVLGITATAWQWRNAAQETDRTKAVIKVLTNIFTDLAPEESGKAQVPVVDLLRKGWSQAKKDLETDPALRGEVARPLGLMLQSSGDMTAALDALTISRQHLIDSGQTSTSQYLQVMQGLAYMKSRVGQTEEAKSLLSELTAVAQRMGKASAAEAVNAQIELGEIARREGKLGDAETQLAKAVALAARNLGAGHPSHIHALQEQAVALRELGRWSEARCALASAVESIPRTKPVYGLLARYDMAIFELDLGQYREAANQLQPLLDELRKYYGEEDTYTIYGLASLAIAHFHSGELGKAEAALNDALQRATRSTEPNVRQVVQTIVARHALRRGQCALAEPLLRENLVHFESGEGTSRPFAERNRMLMAECELRRGQVTGARAMLDAALENQHAIYGPRHADIWPTLMLKAIAVDAELGAATATPLYESAHAMAISLLPEGHPDRWKVDVMRAQARWRSQPTPQNRAVFATSLRAYGEVLATRPDSHTFSVLSQKLLEQGPTVRLSPAPLLALMAY; from the coding sequence GTGGCCATCACCGCGCCGTCGACCCAAGCATGGCGCGAGGTGCTGGCCTTGTTCGACCGCTGGGCCGATGCGGACGAGCCTGCGCGTGCGGCCGAGCTGAAGCGAATCCAGGCCGAGCACCCGACGCTCTACCCTCGCCTGCTGGCGATGATCGAGGCCGACCGCGCGGCCGAAGCGCACGACTTTCTCGCCGAAGCGGCGCAGGTGCCCGCCGCCGAGCCGCCAGCGGCATCGCACTGGACCGGCACCCGCCTCGGCGCCTGGGAGCTGCGCGAGCCCATCGGCTCTGGCGGCATGGGCCACGTGTGGCGCGCCACCCGCAGCGACGGCCTCTACGCCGGCCGTGCGGCCGTCAAGCTCCTCCATTCCACCCGCCTGGACGCGCAAGCCCAGGCCCGCTTCGCCCGCGAAGGCGAGTTCCTCGCACGCCTCACCCACCCCCACATCGCGCAGCTGCTCGACGCCGGCCTGGCGCCCGACGGCACGCGCTATCTGGTGCTCGAATACGTGCCAGGCGAACGCATCGACCACTGGTGCGACGCGCGCAAGCTCGGCATCGAGGCGCGCCTCAAGCTCTTCATGCAGGTGTGCGAGGCGGTCGCGTATGCGCACTCGCACCTGGTGGTGCACCGCGACCTGAAGCCGGCCAACATCCTCGTCACCGATGACGGGCATGTGAAGCTGCTCGACTTCGGGGTGGCCAAGCTGCTGGCGGGCGATGACGACCTGGAGCAGACCGAACTGACCCGCGCCGCACCGGCGGGGCTGACGCCGGAGTACGCGGCGCCGGAGCAGATCGAGGGGCAGCCGATCACGACAGCGACCGATGTGTATGCACTCGGGGTGGTGCTGTTCGGCCTGCTGAGCGGCGCGCGGCCGTATGCGAGCACATCGCGCGGCGTGGCGGCACTGGCCCGCGCCATCGTCGAAGAGCCGCCACGCAGCCTGACGGCGGCGCTGCGCGAGTCGCCCGACGCCGGCCTCTCGCGGAATGCGAGCCTTGCGTCACTCCAGCAGGCATTGCGCGGTGACCTGGAAACCATCGTCGCCAAGGCGCTGAAAAAGCTACCCAGCGAACGCTACGCGACGGTGCAGGAGCTGCGTGACGACCTGCAGCGGCATCTGGACCACCAGCCGGTGAGCGCACAGCCCGACACGTTCGGCTACCGCGCGCGGAAGTTCGCGCAGCGCAACCGGGTGCAGGTGGCAGCATTGGCCGGGGTGATGCTCACCCTGGTGCTGGGCATCACCGCGACGGCATGGCAATGGCGCAACGCAGCGCAGGAAACCGATCGCACGAAAGCGGTCATCAAGGTGCTGACCAACATCTTCACCGACCTCGCGCCTGAAGAAAGCGGCAAGGCACAGGTGCCAGTGGTCGACCTCCTGCGCAAAGGTTGGAGCCAAGCGAAGAAGGATCTGGAGACCGACCCCGCATTGCGAGGTGAAGTCGCTCGACCTCTTGGCCTGATGCTTCAGTCTTCGGGAGACATGACGGCCGCCCTGGATGCACTCACCATCAGCCGGCAGCACCTCATCGATTCCGGCCAAACATCGACGAGCCAGTATCTGCAGGTGATGCAGGGGCTGGCCTACATGAAGTCACGCGTCGGTCAGACGGAGGAAGCCAAGTCCTTGCTCTCCGAACTGACAGCCGTCGCACAGCGCATGGGCAAGGCATCCGCCGCTGAAGCCGTCAACGCGCAGATCGAGCTGGGCGAGATTGCCAGGCGGGAGGGAAAGCTCGGCGACGCAGAGACCCAGCTCGCGAAAGCGGTCGCGCTGGCTGCCCGGAATTTGGGAGCAGGCCATCCGAGCCACATTCATGCCTTGCAGGAACAGGCTGTTGCGCTGCGGGAGTTGGGTCGTTGGTCAGAGGCACGGTGCGCCCTTGCCTCGGCGGTCGAAAGCATCCCCCGCACAAAGCCCGTCTATGGCCTGCTCGCGCGCTACGACATGGCGATCTTCGAGTTGGACCTGGGGCAATACCGCGAGGCCGCGAACCAGCTCCAGCCCTTGCTCGACGAGCTGCGCAAGTACTACGGCGAAGAAGACACCTACACGATCTATGGCCTGGCCTCCTTGGCCATCGCCCACTTTCACAGCGGCGAGCTGGGCAAAGCCGAAGCAGCGCTGAACGACGCTCTTCAAAGAGCGACCCGGTCGACCGAGCCGAATGTGCGGCAGGTCGTGCAGACAATCGTCGCGCGTCACGCATTGAGACGCGGCCAATGCGCCCTGGCCGAACCGCTGCTGCGCGAGAACCTCGTGCACTTCGAATCCGGCGAAGGAACCAGCAGGCCGTTTGCCGAGCGCAATCGCATGCTCATGGCCGAGTGCGAGCTTCGGCGCGGGCAGGTCACCGGTGCCCGGGCCATGCTGGACGCGGCACTCGAGAACCAGCACGCAATCTATGGGCCGCGTCACGCCGACATCTGGCCAACGCTCATGCTCAAGGCGATTGCAGTCGACGCCGAACTAGGCGCAGCCACGGCAACCCCCCTCTATGAGTCCGCCCACGCCATGGCAATCTCGCTCCTGCCTGAGGGCCATCCCGATCGGTGGAAGGTCGATGTGATGCGCGCCCAAGCGCGCTGGCGCTCGCAGCCGACGCCACAGAATCGGGCGGTCTTCGCAACATCGCTTCGTGCCTACGGCGAAGTTCTCGCCACCCGACCTGATTCGCACACCTTTTCCGTTCTATCCCAGAAGCTGTTGGAACAGGGGCCGACAGTCCGACTTTCCCCCGCCCCCCTATTGGCCCTGATGGCCTACTGA
- a CDS encoding ECF-type sigma factor — MSEVTLLLEQIQSGDSGAKDRLFTLLYADLKRLARGHLAKAGPITLDPSSIVHEAWLRCGDAPAGSSRRQFFAYASTVMRSVIVDHVRERAAQKRGGGVAEVTLSTGAFEDLPGQPDVLSVDEALQALERVDARGHRLVEMRYFGGMTMEEIAEVMELSVPTLKRDWRRARAFLFDYLSA, encoded by the coding sequence ATGAGCGAAGTCACCTTGCTGCTTGAACAGATCCAGTCGGGCGACAGCGGTGCGAAGGACCGCCTCTTCACCCTGCTCTACGCCGACCTCAAGCGCCTGGCGCGCGGCCACCTCGCCAAGGCTGGCCCCATCACGCTCGACCCCTCGTCCATCGTCCACGAGGCCTGGCTGCGCTGCGGCGATGCGCCTGCCGGCAGCAGCCGGCGCCAGTTCTTCGCGTATGCGAGCACCGTGATGCGCAGCGTGATCGTCGACCACGTGCGCGAGCGTGCTGCACAGAAGCGCGGCGGTGGCGTGGCCGAGGTCACCCTCAGCACCGGTGCCTTCGAAGACCTGCCGGGGCAGCCCGACGTGCTGTCGGTCGACGAGGCCCTGCAGGCACTGGAGCGGGTGGACGCGCGCGGGCACAGGCTGGTGGAGATGCGCTATTTCGGCGGCATGACGATGGAAGAGATCGCCGAAGTGATGGAGCTGTCGGTGCCCACGCTCAAGCGCGACTGGCGGCGTGCGCGGGCGTTCCTGTTCGACTACCTCAGCGCCTGA